The following are encoded in a window of Thunnus albacares chromosome 17, fThuAlb1.1, whole genome shotgun sequence genomic DNA:
- the grap2a gene encoding GRB2-related adapter protein 2a, which yields MEARGKYDFSATADDELSFRKGDILKILSPQDEWYKAEMNGLEGFVPQNYIDMQTPRWFQENASRNAAEELLRYKNVGDFVIRGSQSSPGDFSISVKHESDVQHFKVMRDNKGQYFLWSEKFTSLNKLVEFYKSTSISKTREIYLNDGSLDNKSPSMAQSVKRGSLPEQRTAAAAIAVTPRRASDQPNNQLAKRVGLEERAHTIGHTGRNSPISSAYPPRRTSETMPLPQRASTMQVKALYDFIAEEDDELGFSAGDIIEVLDRSDPSWWKGRLRGRSGLFPANYTIQL from the exons ATGGAAGCCAGAGGAAAGTATGATTTTTCTGCAACAGCAGACGACGAGCTCAGCTTCAGAAAAGGCGATATACTGAAG ATTTTAAGCCCACAGGATGAGTGGTACAAGGCAGAGATGAACGGACTGGAAGGATTCGTACCACAAAACTACATTGACATGCAGACGCCGAG ATGGTTCCAGGAGAACGCCAGTCGCAACGCCGCAGAGGAGCTCTTGAGGTACAAAAACGTGGGAGACTTTGTTATCAGAGGCTCCCAGAGCTCCCCCGGAGACTTCTCCATCTCTGTCAA ACATGAGAGTGACGTTCAGCACTTCAAAGTGATGAGGGATAACAAAGGCCAGTACTTCCTGTGGTCTGAGAAGTTCACCTCCCTAAACAAGCTGGTAGAGTTCTACAAGAGCACCTCCATCTCTAAGACCAGGGAGATCTACCTCAACGATGGCAGCTTGGACAATAAAAGCCCCTCCATGGCTCAGTCG GTGAAGAGGGGAAGTTTGCCTGAACAGCGTACTGCAGCTGCAGCCATCGCCGTGACACCACGCAGAGCTTCAGATCAGCCTAACAACCAGCTG GCTAAGAGAGTTGGCCTTGAGGAGCGAGCTCACACCATCGGTCACACAGGAAGAAACAGCCCCATCAGCTCCGCTTATCCTCCCCGTCGCACATCTGAAACCATGCCTCTGCCTCAG AGGGCATCCACGATGCAGGTGAAAGCGTTGTACGACTTCATAGCCGAGGAAGACGACGAACTCGGTTTCTCCGCCGGTGACATCATCGAAGTGCTGGATCGCTCGGATCCGTCGTGGTGGAAAGGAAGGCTGCGGGGTAGAAGCGGGTTGTTTCCTGCCAACTATACAATACAGCTGTGA